The genomic stretch TAATTTATTGTATATTATTACTTTGTCCCATATTTAATAGCAAGattaatttaatcattgaaAGATAtagagaggagggggggggggggggggggggacctaGTCCTGCCCTTATAGGTAGAGCAAATTTTGGACAAACTCGAGATCAATGACAGTTATCGAACACACTCAACTTTAGACAAATTTAATGATAATTAGCTTCAACCATAATCAAATGTGTATACTAAATTATAcattgttaatatattattgcaatcataatttttttttaaaaatatattttttcatatgagCTTTATGCGCATGCAAGCTAAGGTCGTTGGACCCCTTTAACGACATGTTTGAtctaagaattattttgtgataaaattGAGCcaagaataagataaattaGTGATAGAATtaagtaaatattaaattatatttggtaTGGGTATTACTTGAGACAGGGGCGGATTTACTAGTGAGTTGCCCTGGGCTgaagcccagggcagctcacaagaaatttttttttttataatgtaattttatttattttttagtaatagCCCACTCTTAATTTAACCCAGCCCACCTCCAATTTTGCCCAGCCCAACCCAGCCCATCCCACCTGGCTGGATTCGCCGCTACTTGAGATAATACTATGACTCATTTAGTTTGTAGTATTAGTTTgtattatatacataaaaagaaaataataaccttcaaataaatttaattctcTAATATTTTGACTGTtattagggatattttagtaaTAGCCAtatgatttttattgaaaatcatGTCATATTAAGCTATCCATGGAGTGACGGGATTAAATAGTCCCACCCCAATGAGATTATTTTATCCTAAGATTAACTAAGCCTAGTTCTAAGTTGAACTAAACGATGAGTTTAAGTCAACATCAAGATATTATCGATCTGTCATACTTTAACCAATTGTGTTGTAACAAATTATTTGTTGCCTATCTTGTATGGCTATCATGGAAGTTTTGCCTAGTACATGGTGGAGTTTAGTATAAGTTACATGGACGGGATGATTTGTATGAGTTCACCAATATTAGTAAGGCTAAATGTCTGAATACCCtatgttagaaaaaaaaaaaaaaacctaaacaCTTGGTCAATATACAAGTTCATTCTGAATGTTCGATTATAATGAGGAATCCAAACCCCAAACAAATAATGCTCCTTAAATACTTAGACATAGCACTCCAAAAGAATGTAATAGGCACCAAAGTAACCCTTAAACTAGGATAAAAGTAATCTTCACAAAGCTTAGTTCAAATAAAAGAATGTCTTAGAACATTGAAGTGGTAAACCCTCGTCCAAAGATAATTTTCATAGGATAAATACTCAATACGAGACAATCTCTATGATTTGAGTAAATAAGCACGAGTCTAGTATAAAGAAACATAGAATAGACATTCTGAATTCTCTTAATATCATGTGTCTTAATCTTCTTAaactcaaaattcttttaatatcaTGTGTCTTAATCTTTATTCAAACCACTCCCAAACTAGTGAAATCAAACGGAATTAACTATTCTTCTATAACATGAGTAGGGTTTGCTAATTCTGATCGTGATTCTCATTATGAAACTCAACccaaaagatataaaaaaaaccATGAGGGGTGAACCAAGAGTACGACATTTTACATTAATCTCACCAatgcataaattatttttaaaaattttctcatgACTTAAGCATTAAAATAACATCTTCTTGATAGACTCCCGAGACAATTAGCAAGAATCTCAAAACTAAGTCAGTTCATAATCTAGTCCAAATCTCGTAAAAAGATCttataaaatcaattaattattgattctGGCATTATAACATAACTAGTAATGCCCTAACATGTAACGGCAATATTACTAAACTTTCCATGCATTTAAAATTGACTTCTTTTGGGTCTTCCCATCATTTTCTTGGTAGCCCATCTAGTCGTCCAAGTCTTCcatgattttcatatagtttaCAATCTTTTAATCAGCACTAAAGTTAGATTTAACTTAACTAATTGCAATTGATAATATTAATGCTATTAAGGTAATGCTTAAATGATAATAACTTAactattgtattttatttttaatgtcaaaataattttaatgactTATTATAAATTCATCATTATGTAATTAATCAATAGaagtaattaaatattaaaaaaataatataataaatatactttatctTGTCATGCCCAGCAATGAGACCAAATCTAGGAAAGGGGGCATACAACCCATCGAGAGACCTAGGCAGAAAACCATCAAGTAACCTAGGTGAGAGACTATCAATCATCGAGTGACTATCTAGAAACTTGGGCAAGGGGCCTGCGAGAGACTTGTAAGAGGCTTGCGAAAGATTAGACTAAGGGATCGTGAAAGCCTCACAAGAGAGTTGTCTAAGTTAAAGTCATATCTGATGTGTTTGTTTACAAATTCAAAAAAGAGTCTGAAATGTCTATAAAAAATTGTGACTCTCTTTTCATCTATCAATCTTCTTTTCCGTATAAATAAGAGACGACTCATTTAATAATGGTATGCTcacaattttacaaaaattataattttattgggTTTTTATACTGCATCTGAGAGATTGTCTTAAGTATCATAGGGTCTGTGGATAAGTCTCATCCgcattttcaatcaattttttctttgcAGGTCACTCAGAGATTCTAATCGAtactttttcacaaaaaaaaaattcattatcatACTTACCAacaatatatctaaaaataaaaatgtcataATAGTGTGAATGAGATGACCCATGATTGATTCTACTACATGCCGTCCCTTATAAGGGTCAACCAACCAAGAAAATTTAAGTCTTTTAATTTGTCTGGTCTCTATGCCTATCTGTCTCTTATTAATATGTCACCGTTTATCTAGACGATTACGTAACGTGTGGAACGAGCAAATACCAACTTGGAAATAGTTACACGTATTTCTTAATTTACTCGGATAATTACTAATTAGTCTACCAAATTCATTAAAGTCTCCGTGCTCTTCTCAAAGCAATTATTGGAAGGATTGTTGAAACGTCAAAGTCACCAAGTCTTAACCAAagtcattttcttttgctaCTGCCAGCAGCAGTTCAACTTAAGTTATGTTTAATTCTTATTAAATTGTgtagttctttttcttctttttaaattattaggtttatatttatttattttggataacGTGGGGAATCGAGACATTCCCGATACACCGTAGGCCTCTAACTCCCATAATTTGCCTATTCACCGACTTAGCTAAATGAACAAGTCAAATTGCATACTAAAGTCTGGGGACTGATCATTCGAATTAACATGTTTTCATGATCTCAATCTCAGATAAAGCgcattattattgtaattaaattcaaaatatgaattGAATACAcactaaaatattattaagatGATATTGTTGTAACTGATTTCAGAGCATtaaacacctatttatagacctaaatcatctatagatgtatacataaaattttattttgatcagaaaataattcatgagaatattattttagatgagataaatctaaattaaaattaaatttaataacatcctaattataatcaaatttaaaatcataatcaaagtcaaatttgaagtctcagtcttaatcaaattttatttttgtgtcataattataacaataatattattagttaatGAAATTTTGTAAAGTACGGcacatttatcattaattaataaaattaaccctttgaaatgaattaaattctataaaattttacaaaatttattttcaattcctAACTTATATGTTCGaatcgaaaaaaaattatagaattcAATTAcaatgaaattaaattctacAACAatactcttatttttctctctagacCACCGATCTTCATTTTCATTGGCTTTGTTGACGTCAATGTTCCCCTCGCTACTCTGACGTCATTATTACGGATTGAGagctaaattatttttggtataattttattttaattttaattttatttgtacttagttttgatttatttaaaaaaaaaaaaacatttaaattgCTTATAAGGTGCAATGCAGCAAAGAGGGGAGGAAGCGAGACGTCGCACAGTGGACAGAGTGATGGGCTGAAATATCTGAATTCCCGCACCCGTTAAATGCACCTTTGGCCCCATTGCTCATTGGCTTCCTTCTTCTCAAGCCCTAATCCCGATCACGATCCCGATCCCGATCCCTGCCTCGTCGGAAGGTAATTGCGGTTTCCTTCAATGAACTTGATTTGAATTGGGGGACCTGATTCCTTTTGTGTTTTCTGCAAGTATCCTTGCGCGAAATGATTGAATTCTTTGGTTTTCTGTATGAATGTGATTTGCTGTGTTCCGTGATTGGTCATGGTTTCTTCGGGAAAATTTGTGTCCGGAGAGAGAAGAATTCGATGGATCGTGAACCTAATGGGTTATTTTTCGGCAGAGATTTGTTGTTTAGGTTTGTTGAATTTTGTAGGCtgagatttattttttacttttgtcCACGCTAGTTTTTCTGTTGTCTGCTGCCTGTGCTGCATATGGGCTTGTTATTCTCTAGTTGGTAAGATGGCAACCTGCTTATCTAAAGGAAAGAAGGAGAATTAGGGAAAAACTACTCTTTGattgttgaaaattttcactttTGCAAATTGTTTTTCGCACAGCTGATCTTAgcccccgggggggggggggggggttggtcTTGTGCTCCATAGGATTGATGctaattttcaaaaacagtCTGCTTAACCAAAGGCAAGAAGAAAGATTCAAAGCAGTTCTGGTTGAGATATGAGAATTGGTTTcagtttatcttttttttttttttcccttctgtCTCCCCTTTTTGGTCTTTCTATGCTTCATTAGAATTGAtgttaattttcaaaaacagtCTGCTTATCTGAAGGCAAGTTAGAAAGGCTAAAACCAGGTCTGATTAAGATACGAGAACCAGTTTTAgctcttcatatatatatatatatatatattttgggtaCTGTGACTTTTCTTTTGGGGGTAATTTTAAGATTCTACTGTCTGTATTTCCAAAAGCGTCTCAGTCAACTTATGGTCAATGTCTGTTTACTTCTGTTTGGTCAGTTATGAGACTTGAAGGGATAAAAGGAAAATCGAAGAAAGTAAATGGGTTTTGACCTTATCTCTCATTGTATTTGgttttgaagaaattaaaattcaaccTCAACTGAATACTATAGTTTTGTGAAGCTTTTATgacttgattttttgttttagttggGTGCAAACAAGAGGGAAAAGTgttatgtttatattttctttccttttactACGTTGTCTTGGCTGCCAAATGGAGAAATAGGGTGACCTGATAAGTCTTTTTGGTCTAATCTAGTTGCTTATTGCAGTGCACCTGCTTGACCATTCTAATGGCTTACTAATGAACAAGAAGTCAATCTTCTGGTTGCAGTAAAATAGTTTTACAGTTTCTTTTctgaataaatttattgtgattagCTAACTATTTGGTACCATGCCTATAGTGGTATTCTAAACTATAAAGCTTAACATGAATACTTgtacatatttttctttcattgtttttgGTCACTGTCTAGCACATTCTCTTTTATTTGATCAATTCAAAGTCACtcaggagttttttttttaattgctagAAATAATTTGGatattatttttgtcttttgtcgtgttttctttcttattataggttatatatatatatatatacatatatacatgtctTGTTAATTGGAGCTTTCAATGTGGAGAGAAACCAAAAATGTGTCTTGATGGTTTCTGGTTATTCTTATATCATGAAACTACAAATCaagagtattattattattattattaggcaTGCTTGGAACTTGGAAATTATACCTAAGGAATTTCAGCTGTTCGTTCTATAAAAGTTCTCTCTACCTCTCTGTCACATACAACTCCCCGCCCCACATGGAGGTTGCAGATAGTTTCTTGCACATAAAACATTGTTGGAACTTGAAAATTATGCCTGAAGTTTCCAAGTTATTGTTGGAAAAAATTGTGAATGTACGTCAAGTTCTTTGTGATTGTGCTACAAATACAATCAATAGTAATTCAACTAGTATAGTGTTTCCATCACAATATAACTACTGGCTGATACCTATTTCCTTCTGTTGTGAGCTCAGCTCAATTATATTGGTGATTTGCCCCAATTGGAATAAGGTGATCCTATGATACATGGACCTATTCTTAGGCAGGAAGGATTGAGTTTGAAAGCTGGATGTGTTGCTCCTAATCTGGACTGGAAAGTGCAAGATCGGTTCTCATGGGGGCTGTATTGAGTTTCAGAGCTAGAAATGGTGAGCTCTATGAAGTACCACAGAGTGAAACTTGCAAAAGGCAAAAGACATCCTCAAGCTTTTATGAGGACCCACGACTAATTCCCAGCCTTCCTGATGAGATATCAATTCAGATTCTTGCTAGACTTCCTAGAATTAGCTACTTGAATGTAAAATTAGTCTCACGGAGCTGGAAATCTGCCATTGTAAGTCAAGAACTTTATAAGGTCAGAAAAGAACTTGGAATAACAGAAGAATGGCTTTATGTTTTGACAAAGGTGGAACATGATAAACTTATGTGGTATGCATTGGACCCACTGACTAGGAAATGGCAAAGGCTGCCACCAATGCCCAATGTTTCAACAGATGAAGGATCTAGAAAGGGCTTATCAGGTCTTCGGGTGTGGAATATGGTGGGATCGAGTATCAGAATTGCAGATACCATAAGGGGCTGGCTTGGAAGGAAGGATGCACTGGATCGGATGTCCTTTTGTGGCTGTGCTGTTGGGGCTATTGATGGTTGTATCTTTGTGCTGGGAGGATTTTCTAGAGCATCAGCCATGAGCCGCGTGTGGCGTTATGATCCAATTCTAAACAGTTGGAGTGAGGCAAGTCCCATGTCCATGGGAAGAGCTTATTGTAAGACAGGTGTCTTAAACAAAAAGCTTTATGTTGTTGGTGGGGTTACTAGGGGGCGAGCAGGACTGACCCCCCTTCAGTCTGCTGAAGTATTTGATCCGTGTACTGGCTCGTGGTCTAATGTCCCGAGCATGCCTTTTTCGAAAGCTCAGATGCTACCAACATTGTTTCTGGCTGATTTGCTTAAACCTATTGCAACCGGAATGATATCCTACAGGGGGAAACTATATGTGCCTCAGAGTCTATATTGCTGGCCTTTCTTTGTTGATGTGGGAGGAGAGGTCTACGATCCTGAAACAGATTCGTGGATTGAAATGCCAAACGGCATGGGAGAGGGTTGGCCTGCAAGGCAGGCAGGAACCAAATTGAGTGTTATAGTTGACGACAACTTGTATGCCCTGGATCCTTCAAGTTCCATGGATAGTGCTAAGATCAAAGTATATGATCATGAAGACGATGCTTGGAAAGTGGTGGCTGGCGATATCCCCATGAGCGACTTCACAGATTCCGAGTCTCCTTATCTACTTGCTAGTTTTCTTGGCAAGCTTCATGTTATCACCAAAGATGCAAATCACAACCTTGCAGTCATGCAGGCAGAGAGGCAAAAGTATCCAACTGCCATGGCGGCATCAACTTCATCACCTCCTGTAGATGATCCTCCACGCCCGGCAGGATCTGAGACAAATGTCTGGAATGTCATTGCCACGAGGGGTGCCGGTTTGGAGGAACTGGTCAGCTGCCAGATCCTTAACATCTAGAactattgatgatgatgattttatCAATACTATGTTTAGAGCTTTGTTTCAAAGTAAGTGTTTTATCTGATCAGCATAGTTTTATCACCTTCTTCTTGGTGGAAATAGCACACTGGACTGGAGTGGTCTGTCATCCATCAATCCATCCATATAAACATCTGGTTATGGTTAAGgggcgcacacacacacataattttATCCTCTTGTCAAGGATCTATGAGCGGATCATCTTCCAGCTTTAGATTGCTATAAAAATAGATTACGTATTCAGTACATATGAATTTCAAGATGACGTTTGAAGATTCCTATTATGAATCAAACACAGAACAAATCAAGGAAAAGAAAGCAATTCTTAACTCAGGGCGGTCAAAAGAGAGAGAGCCAGAAAGTCTCATatggatgaaaaattaaaataatctaactgatcaaaatgttaaaaatgatgctagttttgacaaaattttcagttttttctgttttcttttttgttttttggttttttttaccaaattttttggttggtttgattttttaatttttatttttgcttttttcagtttttcaatttatttggtTTGAGTATTTGTTcgtttagtttaatttgatttttgaaaaaagtttgatttatttaatttgagtaattttcaaatcaaatacataaaaatatataaaaatttaaaattcatgtaacctTATGTCATGTAATAGAATAAAGGTTTGATATGTCGCTGTTATTGAGTAATTTTCAAATCAAGTGAATGTTGATTTCTAAGCGCACCCTATCATGACTATACATGTTCGGATGAGTAAAAAGAAAGGCCTAAATGTCAATAAGTTGCtgtattttggttttgaaattaaattaattattatatttaaaaaaaaactataagttaatataatttcaGACCTGGGGTAACATGTAAAAAAGTGTCAAATAtttcattgtaattttaaatttagagttGTGTTAATCATTATGGTTgtgtcttttttgttttttagattATGCGTCATCACTCGTATCTCTCACTGAACTCACCCCTGGATCATCACGAATGAGGTAAATCAAGAGATATGTCTAAGTGGTCAGGGTTTGAAACTGCGTCCACTAACACTTACCAAGAATCACCCCAGAAGAAATTATTTCTTCTAAAAATCGATCCCACACTAACAGTCTTTAGCATAACTGTATCTTTGCAACCCCTCTTGGCTGTGTCTGGGGCTGTTGGTGTCTTTTTAATCACATTCACTGGTGTTCTAATTCATCAAACAATTCTAATTCTAtttgcaattaaaataatttcatacaGTTGGAAGTATGGTGTATTCAGTTACAATTTGTGTCTTTATAAAACAGTGGCCAATTTGACTCCAATCCTTAAAAGACAATGACTTATTTAGGTTGTGTTATCTTTtcgttttaatttaaaatttttaattttaattttaagttttgaattaattttttattttttatttaaaaaaattatttttaaaaaactggAAACATGTtctatttgttattttgaaaaattgtttctcaaaacaataattcagaaaatattttttttaaaattttaagaataattttttaatgatattttattcaataaatttgattatttaataaattagaaatatttaatattaatatattattaaaaaaatatatacattttaaaattaatgaattttataatatttttttcattacaataataaaatatgaataaataaataaatgtgttttgagtttagactttattttgaatgaaaaccactcaaaacaattttttgttattttgagtttttcttacaatttttttgttttgtttttaaaaacagtaaaaagaatacattttcattattttagaaaattaaaaactaaaaatgacttaaaaataataaagagaacataattttaattttttttttaaatataatacttAACTTGACTTCAATATTAAAGTACAATAATTCTCTGGTACCCATTGTTAACAAGAATCTTTTGTAGACTCATCTTCAAGCTTATTCTCAACTAAGTTAAGTAATTGCAGTTTATAGCATTGCAGTTTACTTGTTAtagattatttttcaattggCCTTTACTTAAGCCTAGTTTACTTGTTAATCATGCATGTTGCCATCTATGGCATGCAAGAGTGATCCcattaacattttctttttaaattctaCAAAATCTCAGCTCTATCTATATTGATTGACAGTAgttattttatactttaattattGTCGTTGTTAAGATATGACATTTAATTTCTTTGTGTGAGAGAATGTTTTGATCACAACAAGAAAGTGTCTCAGGTGCAGGTTTATAAGTGACTTGCCAAGAAGAAACTAGTTAGAGATGCGAGTGAGATCACTTGTAGACTTACGATGTTTGAATCAGTTTTGTTCTCAAAGTGAAAGTAGTCTCAGTAGAGTTGAGAGCGTACCTTTTGCTAGAAGACTAGTCTCTTATTTATAAGAGAAATGACACTGGCAAGTAAAAAGAAAGGTACAATCTTTGGCAAATATTTTGGgctatttttcaaatttgtagGCAAGCATGTCGGAGGTAAAATTGACTCGTGAGAACCTTTCAAATAGTAGTTGTTGAGTGACTCACGAATTTTTGAGAGTCTCTTGAATGCATCGAGAGAGCCTCTCGATTGAGGCCACTCAATTTGGGCTTTAGTTACTCGTGTTGAGGTCATTCAATTTTTCACAAGTCTCTCACAAGCAAATTTCTTATGAGTCTCCTGCTTCAATCTCTTGCAAACCTCTCACTTAGGTCTCTCAATCACTCAGAGTAGTGTCCCTCAGTCTCAGTCATCCCATGACTTCAAGATTTTGTAACTTGTTTACGTGAATTTCTTCTTTCGATAGGCTTTTGGGCTTTTTTTACTGGACTTAGGTCTATTCGTAGGCATGAACTCACTTTCTAAGatttaacaattataattttattaattttttatttttaaatttaaaataatttcacgatgaatgtgtaattaaaattcatatgaCATAGGGAGAGACCCTTTTACAAAATTTGAACTCAAAACCTTTCAAACACGTCAATAGACCATTGTCACTTCACCTAGATGGTTATTAGCCTACAATTGGCTAATAATGCAAAGTGGGAAACACCTTGGAGACTCTGGCAGTATGCATCATTATGGAAGCATTTGATTCAGCtgccatttttcttttcttggcaagATGGGTAGATCAAAGAGATGAAGGGATTTTTCTTACATTTTTGGGTTAGACATTATAGTTTGTAATTGTGGGATATATGAGGAATCAAGCCATATCTCCATTAGATGTCAGTGACGATATTATTTGTTCTTTTACTCTTTAAACCATAAATAACGATGGAGATAACGCAAATTTCAATGAGAGACATCATCAATGGTTAAAAGATTCGAAAGCTAGACTCCAAATCACTAAACTACAACTTCGATGGTTCAATTGGCTTGacttattatattttgaagaattttttcCCAAGCAATCACCTCACCACCACCATATTAGTCGACTACCATAagccattaatttttttatttgggtgATAGTATTTTACTTTCAAACCCTAAATAGGTTTTTGCCATCGACAAAGGTTATTGATCATGTTGGAAGATGCATCATCAATCCCTAGATTGCTAGAGAACCCTATGCCTATTAGAGTAGTTGGATCTATTTGTCGGACTTGCGAAACAAAGGGTTAAGGTTGTCTGAAGGTGCCTTCAAAAAGGTTTTTTGATGCTCGAGTCAATCTTGATAGAGGGCAAAAAATGAAACAACCATGAATGGAGATACGAAGTCGTcgatgtgaaaaaaaaataagaataagataCAAAGTTGTCAATAATTTAGAAAGTGACTTTAGATATTTATAGGCTCCATATCATAAGTTAGAGTTTCAGACTTAGACCCGGACTAAGTTCTAACTTTAATTTTGGGTCTCTCCCAATTAGCCTAATATGGCCTACAATCTTCCAACAATGAATACAACAgcatcaattatatatatatatatacatatatggccaaaaaattaaaaaattataataaaaagtaataaaGAAACGTAAAATATCATGTTCCTCTAATTTTGGCAAAAAAAGAGAATGATACTATTTAAGGAACGACAATATAAAAGTGAAACAATTTTGGTGGGAAGGGATCAAAGTAAACTTTCCTTAAATGGCAAAGAGATGAGAAATCTTGAGGGGCCTcaactataaattatttttgtgaaaaaagttcaaatttttggTAACTTTGATGGAATGTGGCGACAGCCTGCTTGCCCCAACTTGGCCGGTGAGCCggacataaaaaattaatgggttatttcaaaatatttatattatcgAAATGTTATTTGAGCACTTAAGTTCGATATTTGtgttgatattttgtattagtgttatatattttattatattatatcaatataaatatacaagaTATCAATGCAAAATGTCAAATTTAGGGTTGCTTAATATCCTTGTACAACAACTCGCTTATTTtttgaacaaataaataaattttcaaaatgaagcAATTAAATAGAAATGTATCATAATACAAAGTCACATATCAATAAATTTGCAAGAATTTGAAAAACAACACTCATGATATACGACTAATCCTCGACACTGGGGGTCATCGCCGATAACAAACTTTTCTATCCCACTT from Diospyros lotus cultivar Yz01 chromosome 9, ASM1463336v1, whole genome shotgun sequence encodes the following:
- the LOC127810042 gene encoding F-box/kelch-repeat protein At1g22040 → MGAVLSFRARNGELYEVPQSETCKRQKTSSSFYEDPRLIPSLPDEISIQILARLPRISYLNVKLVSRSWKSAIVSQELYKVRKELGITEEWLYVLTKVEHDKLMWYALDPLTRKWQRLPPMPNVSTDEGSRKGLSGLRVWNMVGSSIRIADTIRGWLGRKDALDRMSFCGCAVGAIDGCIFVLGGFSRASAMSRVWRYDPILNSWSEASPMSMGRAYCKTGVLNKKLYVVGGVTRGRAGLTPLQSAEVFDPCTGSWSNVPSMPFSKAQMLPTLFLADLLKPIATGMISYRGKLYVPQSLYCWPFFVDVGGEVYDPETDSWIEMPNGMGEGWPARQAGTKLSVIVDDNLYALDPSSSMDSAKIKVYDHEDDAWKVVAGDIPMSDFTDSESPYLLASFLGKLHVITKDANHNLAVMQAERQKYPTAMAASTSSPPVDDPPRPAGSETNVWNVIATRGAGLEELVSCQILNI